ACGGCAGATAGAGGAACTTACGAGCACTCTAGATGGATATTCAGAAAGCGAGGGTTCTCCTCGCTCTGGGACACTGTTACAGAGCCTTCTATAACTTGATCTTGTTTCACCTCTATAGGATCAGGGAAGTACAAAATAGTCTGCAGAAGATGATCCAAGATCATATTATGCAAAAAGAGCAAGAGTGACTGAAAACTGAAGTTTTTTGTGAAGGAAAAGACCATTATCACAAATACCTGTTGCCAATGGGTTGGCTCATCCTCAGGGGCTGTGGACAGAATAACTGTGTCATCTGATCCTCGTCGCCTTTTCTTCTGAATAATATCAAGTGGATTCAAATTGGAAGGAAAATTGTGAGAAGACTCTGCAGGCCCATTGAACTCCACCTCAAACCAGAAACCAAAGCCATGAACAGGTGCTTCACATGGGCAAAAGAAAAGCTTCAGATTTTTTATGAACGAACTAAGATAAATAATTGATCCCGTGAAATTGATAGGGGAAAAGTATCCACAGGCCAAGCATTATTTTTACAATTAGAGAAAATAACCAAAAAAACAGCTGAGAACCTTAGATTGAACTATAAAAGAACGAATAAATTAATGGCCATAAAAGATTAATGGTACCATCTGAATTTTCTGTATGAATTGAATATAGTTCTTTACTTATGGTTAACAATCAGTCGCCACAACTATAAATTTAGATATTCTGCATTCACAACCACGGGCTTGTAAGAATGCCACATCAATAAATGCAAAAGTACTAGCTATCTCCTAAATTTTGATATTAAACATTATATGAAGGGGCACCAAAGAAATTATTGACACACTGACATGGAAATTAATTTATTTGACCTTAATAAGGCCTGGCAGATTATAGAAAAATACTGATGAGAAAGGAGCCCAGCGTGCCAACAACAAtgaagagagagaaacagaAATTAGGCTGCACATGGAGTTGATAACATGAGGAAATATACTGCCAGTGCCAGGCGATGACACCCAATGTAGTATAACTAAGGAAGAAACAGCAATTGTTCTAGTTGTTAGCTCAATTGATGCAAAATGTCACTGCCAAAACGGAGGAAACTGAGAGTTGGACAACATGGGGAATATACTGACTGGTCATGATCACTTACCGCAGTATGATTAACAAGTAATCAGTGCTAATTGCCAATGTGAAGGAAACTAATGTTACTACACAATTGATGAATCCCTATGGTTTAACTTGTATGCTGAATTCACAAGAAAACAGTTTACACAGAAATATCTAAAAGCATGTTACGAAGAGATCTGAAAAAAGAGCTGTTCAAAACTCCCTATACATATGGACATGATagtcacaaaaaaaaatcataagagaAATAAGAGCATCAAACACATCAAAGCGATAATGGATCATTGCCATGGCTACAAACAATACATCTTGCACGAAACTAAAACCACCTGTAACTCTTTTATGGCCTTTGTCAAATTGGTCAGTATTACTATTAATCCCATGGTTCAAAGGAGTCCACATGATTAGGAAATAAAGTAGGTGCCTCTATTTACAATTTTGCGTATCAAATTAATATTTAGCTCTATAGTTGACATACTTTTGGAATTGAAATCATTCAGCGTCAGATAACATATCAGAGTCCTTCCATCAACTACAACGGCGTCAAAGTAAAAGATAGTATCGTATTACAACAAAAGGAACTAAAATAGCAAATTCAGCACACAGGAAGAAGACTATATATGGCTGAAGGCACACCACTCACCTAACATCATTGATGACACTTTATATTTCGcggtgatagatttgaattCCTCAGTTGTGAAAGTGTAGCAATTGATGTGCTTGACCTGTCCACAATGTGCACCACAGGACACCAAAAATGTCAGAAATGCAATTATAATTCAATCACAAATAAGCCTCAAAAGGGTAAATATGATAATTTATTAGGCACATATGTGATCCACAGAAGCTTCTCCAACGCTCACCACAGACGGCCAACTTAAAACATTCTCTCCGCCAATTGTTTCAATGGAGGGTTCCTCAGATGTTAATTTTTTGGCAAGTGGCACAAGAGCAGACACTGCatcaacaaagctcaaaatcAAACTATAGCATGCAGAAGCCACCATCCAAGATCTGATGGCAACTACCATGTATATTGAAACTCTAAAAAGGAAATGACAGTAACTTACTGTTTATGCCATAGACATCACACCAGAAATCAACACTGCCTTCATATCTCTCAGGATTTGTTATGGGAGCAATGAAGAGCTATGGAAAAGAATCATGCATTATGCATAAGCATTCAGCTTTGGGCAATGATACACCATAACATCATTAGTGTTTCATTGTGAAAGATGATAAATCAACATCATTAGTGTTTCATTGTGAAAGATGATAAATCAAGGCACAGTTTGTGCAGGAAATAATATTTCTGGCCTCATATGATAGCCCCTTTAAACATTAAACATTAAATATTTGGAGTCGCCAGAGATATTGCTTCTGCCTATTTAAACTAAAAACTTATTAAATGGCTTAAGCAAAGTAGCAAACAGGCAAGGTACATATTGCAAAAGTAGTGAACTGTTTTTGTGCCTACATGTTTGTGATATTGTGTGTGAGAGGGCACGTGTGTACAAGTGCTCATTCATGATGAATTAAATCCCATGTGCTAATTATACCGTAGCATGAGAAGGAAGAATAAGACCCCCAGGTTTAAGCCATTTATCTCTTGCAAATAGGACACTTGGCAGCATACTCTACAGAGAAAATCAGAAGAATTTAGAACTAACAAAAGTAAGAGCACATCAACATGCATTACAAACGATCCACAAGAACTACATTGAAAAAGGTACCTCATACAGAAGCATATAACCCATCCATTCTGATATTATTACATCAACCTTCTCCTCAACAGCAACATCCTGCAATGGCAATTCAACAGTAAAGAAAAATTAGTGTTGATCAAAAGGCAAGAATGTAAGGAATAAAAATGCAAATGCATTCAATAATGATATTAGAGAAGCAGAGATTAAGTCAAACCAAAATTCAAAAGGAAACATAAATTTATGCCCTGATCATGCTAAAATTGTGCTTGCTCTAATAAACCAAGTAGCTGTAAAACAAATTAAATGCAGATAACCCTTCCATAGAGAAGAA
This genomic window from Phragmites australis chromosome 7, lpPhrAust1.1, whole genome shotgun sequence contains:
- the LOC133925255 gene encoding probable protein arginine N-methyltransferase 6.1 isoform X1, translating into MLPSHLNGHSPLAGRRPRLSSAAGQSLAAGAGAGAGAAFPLAEHDRIYFQSYSHIGIHEAMIKDRVRTDAYRTAIMHHQKFIEGKVVMDVGCGTGILSVFCARAGAKRVYAVEASEIATQACEIVKANNLTDKVVVIHGRVEDVAVEEKVDVIISEWMGYMLLYESMLPSVLFARDKWLKPGGLILPSHATLFIAPITNPERYEGSVDFWCDVYGINMSALVPLAKKLTSEEPSIETIGGENVLSWPSVVKHINCYTFTTEEFKSITAKYKVSSMMLAPVHGFGFWFEVEFNGPAESSHNFPSNLNPLDIIQKKRRRGSDDTVILSTAPEDEPTHWQQTILYFPDPIEVKQDQVIEGSVTVSQSEENPRFLNIHLECSTEGQTLLKDCAMR
- the LOC133925255 gene encoding probable protein arginine N-methyltransferase 6.1 isoform X2, translated to MLPSHLNGHSPLAGRRPRLSSAAGQSLAAGAGAGAGAAFPLAEHDRIYFQSYSHIGIHEAMIKDRVRTDAYRTAIMHHQKFIEGKVVMDVGCGTGILSVFCARAGAKRVYAVEASEIATQACEIVKANNLTDKVVVIHGRVEDVAVEEKVDVIISEWMGYMLLYELFIAPITNPERYEGSVDFWCDVYGINMSALVPLAKKLTSEEPSIETIGGENVLSWPSVVKHINCYTFTTEEFKSITAKYKVSSMMLAPVHGFGFWFEVEFNGPAESSHNFPSNLNPLDIIQKKRRRGSDDTVILSTAPEDEPTHWQQTILYFPDPIEVKQDQVIEGSVTVSQSEENPRFLNIHLECSTEGQTLLKDCAMR